The nucleotide window GTTCATCTGTATCTACAATGATTGGATCTCCTTTTCTTTGGGGAACTTCTACAGGGACAATTTCTTCTTTAAATCTTCCTTCTTTTTGTGCTTTTTCTGCCCTTAGCTGGCTCTTTAAGGAAAATTCATCTTGTTGCTCCCTTGTGATATTCCACTTTTCTGCCACATTTTCTGCGGTTATGCCCATGTGATAGTCATTAAAAATATCCCATAGTCCATCATGTACCATGTAGTCTACAATTTTCCCATCGCCCATTCTTTGGCCCCATCTAGCGGAAGGGAGTATATAGGGAGCATTGCTCATGCTTTCTGTTCCTCCTGCAAGGACGATGTCTGCATCTCCTAGCATAATGAATTGAGCCGCCATGCTCACAGCTCTAAGGCCAGAACCACAGACTTTATTGATGGTCATCGCTGGCACAGATTCAGGAATGCCTGACTTTATCGCTACCTGTCTGGCTGTGTTTTGTCCCAATCCTGCAGATAAAACATTTCCTAAAACCACTTCATCAATCATTTCAGATTGAATCCCTGCTCTTTTGATGGCTTCCTTTGCTGCAACAGCTCCTAAATCAATGGCTGATACTTTAGATAAAGCTCCTCCAAAACTTCCCACTGGTGTTCTCGCTGCACTGGCAATAACTACTTCTCTCATAGTTTATCCCCCTATTTACATTGTTTACTTTGGTGGCATCACCAAAGCATATCCTTCTAATACCACTGTTCCCTCTTGATTGGTACAATCTGTTTTTAGTCTTACCATTTTGTTTTTTATAAACTCTACTACCTCAACTTCAGCAGTGATGGTATCTCCAAATCTTACAGGAGATACAAATTTTAATTCCTGTCCCATATATATTGTGCCCGGTCCTGGCAGCTGCATAGCAAGAACAGCAGATACTAATCCCGCAGTAAGCATCCCATGGGCTATTCTTCCTTTAAACATAGTTTGTTTAGCTACTTCTTCATTAATATGCATAGGATTTAGATCGCCGGTTATTCCTGCATACATATAGACATCTGTTTCAGTTATTGTCTTACTCACAGATGCTCTATCCCCTATTTTTAATTCCTTTATGGTTTTTCCTTTCACCCTCTACACCCCTTCCTAATTATCTTTCCTAATGAATAAACCTACACCACCATCTTAGATAATCACAAATTACTTTTTAGCATCCATTTCTACTTTAATCTTTTCCGTAAGTATGGGAAGGATTTTCGTTGCATCCCCCACAATTCCATAATCTGCTACTTCAAATATGGGGGCTGAATCATCCTTGTTGATGGCAATGATAATATCGGATTCTTCCATGCCTGCTAAATGCTGGATGGCACCGGAAATTCCACAGGCAATATATAGATTGGGACGTACAGTTTTTCCCGTTTGACCCACTTGAATGTCTTTTTCTACCCAACCAGCATCCACACTTGCTCTAGAGGCACTGACTTCTCCTCCTAAAACCTCTGCCAGTTTTCTTAACAGTTCAAAGTTTTCAGGACTTCCCATTCCCCGTCCTCCAGATACCAAGACCTTGGCTTCTTG belongs to Irregularibacter muris and includes:
- a CDS encoding acetyl-CoA C-acetyltransferase, whose amino-acid sequence is MREVVIASAARTPVGSFGGALSKVSAIDLGAVAAKEAIKRAGIQSEMIDEVVLGNVLSAGLGQNTARQVAIKSGIPESVPAMTINKVCGSGLRAVSMAAQFIMLGDADIVLAGGTESMSNAPYILPSARWGQRMGDGKIVDYMVHDGLWDIFNDYHMGITAENVAEKWNITREQQDEFSLKSQLRAEKAQKEGRFKEEIVPVEVPQRKGDPIIVDTDEHPRHGATIEKLAKLRPAFKKDGTVTAGNASGINDGAAAIIVMSKEKADELGIKPLAIIRSYASAALDPKIMGYGPVPATKLALQRAGLEAKDLDLVEANEAFAAQSLAVVKDLGLDTEKVNVNGGAIALGHPIGASGARILVTLLYEMEKREAKTGLATLCIGGGQGTALVVER
- a CDS encoding MaoC family dehydratase — its product is MKGKTIKELKIGDRASVSKTITETDVYMYAGITGDLNPMHINEEVAKQTMFKGRIAHGMLTAGLVSAVLAMQLPGPGTIYMGQELKFVSPVRFGDTITAEVEVVEFIKNKMVRLKTDCTNQEGTVVLEGYALVMPPK
- a CDS encoding electron transfer flavoprotein subunit alpha/FixB family protein, with product LYGATAIGRDLAPRVSARVHTGLTADCTKLEIDEESKNLRMTRPAFGGNIMATILCPDYRPQMATVRPGVMQKITPIKGAKALVEEFAHEFKANAKYVEVMDVIKKVSDKIDIQEAKVLVSGGRGMGSPENFELLRKLAEVLGGEVSASRASVDAGWVEKDIQVGQTGKTVRPNLYIACGISGAIQHLAGMEESDIIIAINKDDSAPIFEVADYGIVGDATKILPILTEKIKVEMDAKK